A single window of Pontiella agarivorans DNA harbors:
- a CDS encoding PKD domain-containing protein, with amino-acid sequence MMKQYLVVSACALAAAFSAGSVRAASYSYDATTDFTNLSSGEVPYYVHGAENALAINAANEAYRDKFAKAQLTFNGTAGTYDIAITALRELDGECSYRLSVNGVLIGERQNGTTATDYNPQDHVFKNVVVPAGALIEVESNTHSNGQIPENDGFAWARGRWTTLKLETPPAVSVSGELKRWHKVTLTLDGPTASEVASTFTDYRMNVEFTHRDSGKSYLVPGYFAADGNAADTSATSGSKWRAHLAPDLTGEWDYEIKFRTGSNVAVDLGEWAGSALFPYNATTGSFTVAETDKSADDFRFKGRLVYDGSRYLKHAATGGAFIKTGADAPENFLNYKDFDNTYTHAGTDYRRDWADHVADWQSGDPTWGADKGKGMIGAINYLASEGQNVFSFLTYNAGGDSKDVWPFVSHNNPLVYDCSKLDQWEMVFSHGQNKGMYLHFKLQERENDDLDGPGSAYALDDGNTGPERKLYLRELVARFGHHLALNWNLGEENSQSTSQQMDMFQYIADIDPYENHRVLHTYPNEWEDVYRPLLGENSEMLGVSLQCRYDQVHSRTIQWINESNAAGKPWVVANDEQGPSDKANPPDSVSQTNPSQEQMRENTVWGNLMAGGAGVELYAGYQNPHSDLTLTDFRSRDRMWDYCRFAKQFFYDHLMFSEMWSMNGKIGNSGNNNSKYAFGKTNSKYAIYLPSGGSTTIDLTDATGTFEVWWFDPRNGGDLQRGTVTQVNGGGSPSVGNAPNNTGQDWAVLLCRAGEENIGEGSVSIVPSVNAGQDTFIHLPNDSITLNGIATDQDGTIVSYLWTQESGPNTADLYGATTADLTASNLVEGIYEFSLTATDNDGGESSDSIQVVVLDPNNTVDPTANAGSDKTIQLPVNSVVINGLADDDSLFTVEWTQTSGPSSAVLSGATTATLTASGLLEGIYTFQMTVTDIEGNAASDSVQVTVFPLGEEGAWIEQGGVVVVEAEHGDLVSDWVARPTTYTSDPTMAGSLGSGWLEWTGAQYSGNTKTEAQVNAVITYKIKINTAGDYIFRCRQKQYNDVASFDAGNDSFIALAGGTTPAGKTDFTNFTKSWVQSKPSWSWITSFEPVHGTHVKNDNVQRHYEPGIHTVKIAARSPGHAIDRFVLVKTTVGFNESAMNAATESPREGGGPLVKAGPDQTIYVPESTATLEGSATPMEETTLTGFEWNQISGPNTAVMSSYTSVTQDLSGLIEGTYIFELTAFDSETNSGTDRVTIDVVDARFPNIITASLPNGEVNSAYDQTIQTQYGQEPFTWEIISGTLPPGLTFSNGRIFGTPLLDAAYNFTVQVTDTDGDSRSQAYTLVIDEESFEETKEFTVLHDAYIQGTTPFNTSELKIEAGNRVAYFMFDVSGITDDVLSAKLALRCAGDAGSGTIRLYSGSHNNWTETTLTDANKPGTGAEVGNQNGSYATGTTYEFEVKDLLDGVGDGTYTLIAQMDSGGNDAWFSSKEGAVAPKLIVTYNLAGGGSGPRPADIIFEDDFSNAAYSNTLTGADWHPKWEELTDQQDLLTGNGQYAVLDTSVATRNYHVPISHGFALTEDGDKAMVRSDFRYYHNAGGDITNVFNKAAFGLLLGVSSNWWENGGDAFTMCNRGSAMGNNGNGENNVWVEGWVPHSEFGVDTSVGGFSDWFTIELTVERGVSNYVRYADILIGGAVKYSTVTQELSHIPNGETIYAGYTTGWQGSTNSVASFSKIAEVNMDNFRVEFIPANAAPWFISDPVDGGTVAAESAYAASLTNYTFESEGEMMTFDLTGPAWLSWTTNGTLSGVPDIGDRGTNAFDVTVWDESGNTNSAILQIVVTDPNPPLPLTTLWEEDFDSAFIGAASGVNEVLPGAEFYTANGITAEVVAAPAEFTSASGNAALLSTQANLWGGVEQSASAISLGGYNIQPGDTYSLSFDVYIPSNLTAGVGGVFLRWRDDTSGNGSFDWSQEVTAAGVHHFEYTGTFPLNYGAGDFIPTEVWPIIYFNQDGAVADGHAFMDNILLTIGPGEVPDSGFGEYENEVGLVGGREGDDDDDGESNFYEFVFGGDATNAAVTTVPPYLQLDGDGTARYIAQERIDRDAAGLVYTVEWCDNLVSNDWNAMTVDGVVTNDLPESAVMEELEHHFQMDEGAVDGRYIRLRAEESVE; translated from the coding sequence ATGATGAAGCAATACCTTGTTGTATCCGCCTGCGCGCTTGCGGCGGCATTCAGTGCGGGATCGGTTCGGGCGGCGTCGTACAGTTATGACGCAACGACCGATTTCACCAACCTCAGTTCCGGTGAGGTCCCCTATTATGTGCACGGGGCGGAAAACGCGCTGGCGATTAATGCGGCGAATGAAGCGTATCGGGATAAGTTTGCCAAGGCACAGCTGACGTTTAACGGTACGGCAGGAACGTATGATATTGCGATTACGGCGTTGCGTGAGCTGGATGGGGAGTGTTCGTATCGGCTGTCGGTGAACGGTGTGCTGATCGGTGAACGTCAGAACGGAACGACGGCCACGGATTATAATCCGCAGGATCATGTCTTTAAAAACGTAGTGGTTCCGGCGGGGGCGCTGATTGAGGTTGAATCGAACACGCACTCCAACGGACAGATTCCGGAAAACGACGGATTTGCCTGGGCGAGGGGACGCTGGACGACGTTGAAACTGGAAACGCCGCCGGCGGTCTCGGTGAGCGGGGAACTGAAACGCTGGCATAAGGTGACGCTTACGCTGGATGGACCGACGGCGTCCGAAGTGGCGTCGACGTTTACTGATTACCGGATGAATGTTGAGTTTACGCATCGCGATTCCGGTAAAAGCTATCTGGTTCCGGGCTATTTCGCGGCCGACGGAAATGCGGCCGACACCAGTGCGACATCAGGCAGTAAATGGCGTGCGCATCTGGCACCGGACCTGACCGGGGAATGGGATTATGAAATCAAGTTTCGTACCGGATCGAACGTTGCGGTGGATCTGGGCGAATGGGCCGGATCGGCATTGTTCCCGTATAATGCAACCACCGGCAGTTTTACGGTGGCTGAAACCGACAAGTCCGCCGATGACTTCCGTTTTAAAGGCCGGCTGGTTTATGACGGTTCCCGTTATCTGAAACATGCGGCTACAGGGGGCGCATTCATTAAAACCGGTGCGGACGCTCCTGAGAATTTTCTGAACTACAAAGATTTTGATAACACATATACGCATGCCGGAACAGACTATCGCCGGGACTGGGCGGATCATGTGGCCGACTGGCAGAGCGGTGATCCGACCTGGGGCGCGGATAAAGGCAAAGGCATGATCGGTGCGATCAACTATCTGGCTTCTGAAGGGCAGAATGTTTTTTCGTTTCTAACCTATAATGCCGGTGGCGACTCGAAAGATGTCTGGCCGTTTGTCAGCCACAACAACCCGCTGGTTTACGACTGCTCTAAACTCGATCAATGGGAAATGGTATTCAGTCATGGTCAGAACAAGGGCATGTATCTGCACTTTAAACTGCAGGAACGGGAGAATGATGATCTTGATGGACCCGGATCCGCCTATGCGCTGGATGACGGTAACACGGGGCCTGAACGTAAACTGTATCTCCGCGAATTGGTTGCCCGCTTCGGGCACCATCTGGCACTGAACTGGAATCTGGGCGAGGAAAACTCGCAGTCGACTTCGCAGCAGATGGATATGTTTCAGTATATTGCCGACATTGATCCCTATGAGAATCATCGTGTGCTGCATACGTATCCGAACGAATGGGAGGATGTCTATCGCCCGCTACTCGGAGAAAACTCTGAAATGCTCGGAGTTTCGCTGCAGTGCCGCTACGACCAGGTTCATTCCAGAACGATTCAGTGGATCAATGAATCGAATGCCGCCGGTAAACCGTGGGTGGTCGCCAACGATGAGCAGGGGCCGTCCGACAAAGCCAATCCGCCGGACTCCGTTTCCCAGACCAATCCCTCGCAGGAGCAGATGCGTGAAAATACAGTGTGGGGCAATCTGATGGCCGGCGGCGCCGGCGTTGAGCTTTATGCCGGATACCAGAATCCGCACAGCGACCTGACGCTGACCGACTTCCGTTCCCGTGACCGGATGTGGGATTACTGCCGCTTTGCGAAACAGTTTTTCTATGACCATCTTATGTTTTCTGAAATGTGGAGTATGAATGGAAAGATCGGTAACAGTGGAAACAACAACAGCAAATATGCCTTCGGTAAAACGAACAGTAAGTATGCAATCTATCTGCCGAGCGGCGGCTCCACCACCATTGATCTGACCGATGCAACGGGTACATTTGAAGTCTGGTGGTTCGATCCGCGCAACGGCGGAGATCTGCAGCGCGGTACCGTCACACAGGTCAACGGCGGCGGTTCGCCTTCTGTCGGCAATGCACCGAATAATACCGGCCAGGACTGGGCGGTACTGCTCTGCAGGGCCGGTGAAGAGAACATCGGCGAAGGCAGTGTGAGCATTGTCCCTTCTGTAAATGCCGGTCAGGACACGTTCATTCATCTGCCGAATGATTCGATTACGCTGAACGGTATTGCAACCGATCAGGACGGCACCATTGTTTCCTATCTCTGGACGCAGGAGTCCGGCCCGAATACGGCCGATCTGTACGGTGCGACAACAGCCGACCTTACGGCATCGAATCTGGTTGAAGGCATCTATGAATTCAGCCTGACGGCAACCGACAATGATGGCGGTGAAAGCAGCGATTCAATACAGGTTGTTGTGCTCGACCCGAACAACACGGTTGATCCGACGGCGAATGCCGGTAGCGATAAAACCATCCAGCTGCCGGTGAATTCTGTTGTGATTAATGGGCTGGCCGACGATGACAGTTTGTTCACGGTGGAATGGACCCAGACCTCCGGCCCGTCATCCGCCGTTCTGAGCGGCGCGACGACCGCGACACTGACGGCGTCCGGATTACTTGAAGGTATCTATACGTTCCAGATGACCGTGACCGATATTGAGGGGAACGCAGCGTCTGATTCCGTACAGGTGACCGTATTCCCGCTGGGGGAAGAAGGGGCCTGGATTGAGCAGGGCGGTGTTGTGGTGGTTGAAGCCGAGCATGGCGACCTGGTTTCCGACTGGGTGGCGCGTCCGACCACATATACCTCCGATCCGACCATGGCGGGCAGTCTCGGCAGCGGCTGGCTGGAGTGGACCGGGGCCCAGTATTCGGGGAACACCAAAACGGAAGCACAGGTCAACGCCGTCATTACCTATAAGATTAAAATCAATACGGCGGGGGACTACATTTTCCGCTGCCGTCAGAAGCAGTATAACGATGTGGCTTCGTTTGATGCCGGGAATGATTCCTTTATCGCGCTGGCCGGCGGAACCACGCCGGCCGGAAAGACGGACTTCACGAACTTCACCAAGTCATGGGTGCAGAGCAAACCTTCGTGGTCGTGGATTACCTCGTTTGAGCCGGTGCATGGCACACACGTTAAAAACGACAATGTGCAGCGGCACTATGAACCCGGTATTCACACCGTCAAGATTGCGGCCCGTTCTCCGGGGCACGCGATCGACCGGTTTGTTCTGGTAAAAACCACGGTCGGATTCAATGAATCGGCCATGAATGCGGCGACGGAATCACCGCGCGAAGGCGGAGGTCCGCTGGTGAAAGCCGGGCCGGATCAGACCATCTATGTTCCGGAAAGTACCGCAACGCTGGAAGGCTCTGCTACGCCGATGGAGGAAACCACGCTGACCGGTTTTGAATGGAATCAGATCTCCGGTCCGAACACGGCGGTGATGTCGAGCTACACCTCTGTGACGCAGGACCTGAGCGGACTGATTGAAGGCACCTATATCTTTGAACTGACGGCGTTCGACAGCGAAACCAATAGCGGAACGGACCGCGTGACCATTGATGTGGTCGATGCGCGTTTCCCGAATATCATCACCGCTTCGCTGCCGAACGGTGAAGTGAACAGTGCCTATGACCAGACGATTCAGACCCAGTATGGACAGGAGCCGTTTACCTGGGAAATCATCAGCGGAACCCTGCCGCCGGGGCTGACCTTCAGTAATGGACGGATTTTCGGTACGCCGCTGCTGGACGCCGCCTATAACTTTACGGTGCAGGTGACGGATACAGACGGTGACAGCCGTTCGCAGGCCTATACCCTGGTGATCGATGAGGAGTCGTTCGAGGAAACCAAGGAGTTCACGGTGCTGCACGATGCCTACATTCAGGGCACCACACCGTTCAATACCTCGGAACTGAAAATCGAAGCGGGTAACCGGGTGGCGTATTTCATGTTTGATGTCTCCGGCATTACGGATGATGTACTCAGTGCGAAGCTGGCTCTGCGCTGCGCCGGTGATGCCGGCAGCGGAACGATCCGGCTGTATTCAGGGTCCCACAATAACTGGACGGAGACGACGCTTACCGATGCCAACAAACCGGGAACGGGGGCAGAGGTTGGAAATCAGAACGGCAGTTATGCCACCGGAACCACCTATGAGTTTGAGGTTAAAGATCTGCTCGACGGCGTTGGTGACGGAACATATACGCTGATTGCCCAGATGGACAGCGGCGGTAACGATGCCTGGTTCAGTTCCAAGGAAGGGGCCGTGGCGCCGAAGCTGATCGTGACCTACAATCTGGCCGGCGGGGGCTCCGGCCCGCGTCCGGCGGACATCATCTTTGAAGATGATTTCAGCAATGCGGCCTACAGCAACACGCTGACCGGTGCGGATTGGCACCCGAAATGGGAGGAACTGACCGATCAGCAGGATCTGCTGACCGGAAACGGGCAGTATGCGGTGCTTGATACCTCCGTGGCCACCCGCAATTACCACGTCCCGATATCGCACGGTTTTGCGCTGACCGAAGACGGGGATAAAGCAATGGTCCGTTCCGACTTCCGTTACTACCACAATGCGGGCGGTGATATTACGAACGTCTTCAATAAAGCGGCGTTCGGCCTGTTGCTCGGTGTGTCTTCCAACTGGTGGGAAAACGGCGGCGATGCCTTCACCATGTGCAACCGCGGTTCGGCCATGGGCAATAACGGCAATGGAGAAAACAATGTCTGGGTCGAAGGCTGGGTGCCGCATTCCGAATTCGGGGTGGATACCTCCGTCGGCGGTTTCAGCGACTGGTTCACCATTGAGCTGACGGTTGAGCGCGGGGTGTCCAATTATGTGCGTTATGCGGATATCCTGATCGGCGGTGCCGTGAAGTACAGCACGGTAACGCAGGAGCTGAGCCATATCCCGAACGGGGAAACCATCTATGCCGGCTATACCACCGGTTGGCAGGGTTCCACGAACAGCGTGGCGTCGTTCAGTAAAATTGCTGAAGTGAACATGGATAATTTCCGCGTGGAATTTATTCCGGCCAATGCCGCGCCGTGGTTTATTTCGGATCCGGTTGACGGCGGTACGGTGGCGGCGGAATCGGCGTATGCCGCATCGCTGACCAACTACACGTTTGAGTCGGAAGGCGAAATGATGACCTTTGATCTGACCGGCCCGGCCTGGCTGAGCTGGACGACCAACGGAACACTGAGCGGAGTTCCGGACATTGGAGACAGGGGGACCAATGCATTCGACGTTACGGTTTGGGATGAATCGGGCAATACCAACAGCGCGATACTTCAAATCGTGGTAACGGATCCGAATCCGCCGCTGCCGTTAACCACGCTGTGGGAAGAGGATTTCGACAGTGCGTTCATCGGTGCGGCCTCGGGCGTGAATGAAGTCTTGCCGGGGGCGGAATTCTACACGGCAAACGGCATCACGGCTGAAGTGGTAGCGGCACCGGCGGAATTCACATCGGCTTCCGGGAATGCGGCACTGCTGAGCACGCAGGCCAATCTGTGGGGCGGCGTGGAGCAGTCCGCCAGTGCGATCAGTCTGGGTGGATATAATATTCAGCCCGGCGATACATACAGCCTGTCCTTCGATGTTTATATTCCGTCAAACCTGACGGCAGGGGTCGGCGGAGTCTTCCTGCGCTGGAGGGACGATACGTCCGGTAACGGATCATTCGACTGGTCGCAGGAAGTGACTGCGGCCGGTGTGCATCATTTCGAGTACACCGGGACCTTCCCGTTGAATTATGGCGCGGGCGACTTTATTCCGACCGAAGTCTGGCCGATCATCTACTTCAATCAGGATGGCGCGGTGGCCGACGGCCATGCCTTCATGGATAATATCCTGCTGACGATCGGGCCCGGAGAGGTTCCGGATTCCGGTTTCGGGGAATATGAAAACGAGGTCGGTCTGGTTGGCGGACGTGAAGGTGACGATGATGACGACGGCGAAAGCAACTTCTATGAGTTTGTTTTCGGCGGTGATGCCACCAATGCGGCCGTGACCACCGTGCCGCCGTATCTGCAGCTCGATGGCGACGGAACTGCGCGTTACATTGCGCAGGAGCGGATTGACCGTGATGCTGCGGGCCTGGTCTATACGGTCGAATGGTGCGACAACCTCGTTTCCAATGATTGGAACGCAATGACCGTCGATGGGGTGGTTACCAACGACCTTCCGGAATCCGCCGTTATGGAAGAGCTGGAACATCACTTCCAGATGGACGAAGGAGCCGTGGACGGCCGGTACATCCGGCTGCGTGCGGAAGAGTCCGTCGAATAA
- the trpB gene encoding tryptophan synthase subunit beta, which produces MGNYATYMKQFPNDEGFFGAYGGSFIPPQLEEPFKEITEAYLRISRSHDFISELRRIRKHYQGRPTPTYHAKRISDLVGTGCQIYLKREDLNHTGAHKLNHCMGEALLAKFMGKKKLIAETGAGQHGVALATAAAYFGLECEIHMGEVDIAKEAPNVTRMKLLGCKVVPVTHGLKTLKEAVDSAFEAYLEDPVNSIYCIGSVVGPHPFPVMVRDFQFAVGAEARDQIVEMTGDLPDTVMACVGGGSNAMGMFAPFIDDPVELIGVEPGGRSGEIGDHAATMSYGSEGIIHGFKCYLLQNQAGEPAPVYSIASGLDYPGVGPEHSYLHDIERVKYTTADDAACLESFYLLCRAEGIIPALESAHAVAGAIREAKERDRGTILVNLSGRGDKDLDFVTENYGFGDEYLQDWPSLLG; this is translated from the coding sequence ATGGGCAATTACGCAACGTATATGAAACAGTTTCCGAACGATGAGGGTTTTTTCGGGGCGTATGGCGGCTCCTTTATTCCTCCGCAGCTCGAAGAGCCGTTTAAGGAAATTACGGAAGCCTATCTGCGGATCAGCCGCTCACACGATTTTATTTCCGAATTGCGCCGCATTCGTAAGCACTATCAGGGCCGTCCGACTCCGACGTATCACGCCAAGCGGATTTCCGACCTCGTAGGCACCGGGTGCCAGATTTATCTGAAGCGTGAAGACCTTAACCATACCGGGGCGCACAAGCTGAATCACTGCATGGGCGAGGCGCTGCTGGCCAAGTTTATGGGGAAGAAAAAGCTGATTGCCGAAACCGGCGCAGGCCAGCACGGCGTGGCGCTGGCAACGGCGGCGGCCTATTTCGGGCTGGAATGTGAAATCCATATGGGCGAGGTCGATATTGCCAAAGAGGCGCCGAACGTGACGCGCATGAAACTGCTGGGCTGCAAGGTGGTGCCGGTGACGCACGGCCTGAAAACCCTGAAAGAGGCGGTTGATTCTGCGTTCGAGGCCTATCTCGAAGATCCGGTCAATTCCATTTACTGCATCGGCTCGGTGGTCGGTCCTCATCCGTTCCCGGTGATGGTCCGCGATTTCCAGTTTGCGGTCGGTGCCGAGGCGCGCGACCAGATTGTTGAAATGACCGGTGATCTGCCGGATACCGTAATGGCGTGTGTCGGCGGCGGCTCCAATGCGATGGGTATGTTTGCACCGTTCATCGATGATCCGGTGGAGTTGATCGGGGTGGAACCCGGCGGCCGCAGTGGTGAGATCGGGGATCATGCCGCGACCATGAGCTATGGTTCCGAGGGCATTATCCACGGGTTCAAATGCTACCTGTTGCAGAATCAGGCCGGCGAACCGGCCCCGGTATATTCCATTGCCAGCGGCCTGGACTATCCGGGCGTAGGCCCGGAACACAGTTATCTGCACGATATTGAGCGCGTAAAATATACCACGGCCGATGATGCGGCATGTCTCGAATCATTCTACCTGCTCTGCCGCGCCGAAGGCATTATTCCGGCGCTGGAAAGTGCGCATGCCGTAGCCGGCGCTATCCGCGAAGCGAAGGAGCGTGATCGCGGTACGATTCTGGTGAACCTCAGCGGCCGCGGCGATAAAGACCTCGACTTTGTGACCGAAAACTACGGTTTCGGCGATGAATACCTCCAGGACTGGCCGTCGCTGCTCGGCTGA
- a CDS encoding efflux RND transporter periplasmic adaptor subunit — protein sequence MRTHLSPAAFILITGICAGLFGCSNESGTEGGIRPPAPVETAPVETGSIRAVRTFGGALEPRAAFMVSPKIGGRLEEVLVDIGDSVDRGAVAARLDDDEYRQDLVQAEAELLVARANLAEAESALEIAQRAMERTRTLSTRGVASDAELDAARSELLAREAGVEVQKAQITRAEAAVEAARIRLGYTEVVAQWADDDPSRVVAERFIDEGQTVGANTPLLEIVDLDPLLGVFYVTEKDYANLQAGQQVQVFTDAYPDETFSGRIERIAPVFHQNSRQARVEIIVPNSDLRLKPGMFIRADVEVRRVDNAVIVPAESIVTRSDSQGVFMVAPDGTHAMWRTIETGIREGERVQVIGGTDLDGRVITLGQQLIEDGSAINVVDNEWAESAGETP from the coding sequence ATGCGTACACATCTATCACCTGCAGCATTCATTCTGATTACCGGCATATGTGCGGGCCTGTTCGGTTGTTCGAACGAGTCCGGAACGGAAGGCGGAATCCGTCCGCCGGCTCCGGTTGAAACCGCACCGGTTGAAACCGGAAGCATTCGCGCCGTGCGTACCTTCGGCGGTGCGCTGGAACCGCGTGCCGCATTTATGGTTTCCCCGAAGATCGGCGGCCGGCTGGAAGAGGTGCTGGTGGATATCGGTGATTCGGTGGATCGGGGTGCGGTGGCGGCCCGGCTGGATGACGATGAATACCGACAGGATCTGGTGCAGGCGGAAGCCGAGCTTCTGGTGGCCCGGGCGAATCTGGCGGAGGCCGAGAGTGCGCTCGAAATTGCGCAGCGTGCCATGGAGCGTACCAGAACCCTGAGTACACGCGGTGTGGCTTCGGATGCGGAGCTGGACGCTGCGCGAAGTGAGTTGCTTGCCCGGGAGGCCGGTGTCGAGGTGCAGAAGGCTCAGATCACCCGGGCTGAAGCTGCCGTTGAGGCGGCGCGGATTCGTCTGGGTTATACTGAAGTGGTTGCACAATGGGCGGATGACGATCCGAGCCGGGTGGTGGCTGAACGGTTTATCGATGAAGGTCAGACCGTGGGGGCCAATACGCCGTTGCTGGAAATTGTGGATCTTGATCCGCTGCTCGGCGTTTTTTATGTGACGGAAAAGGATTATGCCAACCTGCAGGCCGGACAGCAGGTGCAGGTGTTTACAGATGCCTATCCCGATGAAACCTTTTCCGGCCGCATTGAACGTATTGCGCCGGTTTTTCATCAGAATTCGCGTCAGGCGCGTGTGGAAATCATTGTGCCGAACAGCGATCTTCGGCTCAAACCGGGCATGTTTATCCGCGCAGACGTTGAGGTGCGGCGGGTGGATAATGCCGTGATTGTTCCGGCGGAATCGATTGTTACACGTTCCGATTCACAGGGGGTTTTCATGGTTGCGCCCGATGGCACCCATGCCATGTGGAGAACCATTGAAACGGGCATACGGGAAGGCGAGCGGGTGCAGGTGATCGGCGGCACCGACCTGGACGGACGCGTTATTACGCTCGGGCAGCAGCTGATTGAAGATGGATCCGCCATCAACGTTGTTGATAATGAATGGGCTGAATCCGCCGGAGAAACACCATGA